One window from the genome of Kryptolebias marmoratus isolate JLee-2015 linkage group LG1, ASM164957v2, whole genome shotgun sequence encodes:
- the LOC108234498 gene encoding C2 calcium-dependent domain-containing protein 4C: MWVLGKIRQSMESIPQELNRYMGNSEEDVFILPKTSLPPNLHSNIITPDNIPEFCLPPRLCKRSPWPEAQNPIPKSSTSAKATQGKMKNVKPKKDDPSEPWKATKKPLPFSAEVYGLAGIYESPNTRRKESLFHSKAPVYMFERSIPSMASRQEKETNPPKKTFSGFLPLFSCKSLSETGNAEGATPSSGDSSPSYSSKPSNCSPTRSGRLKETKSCPSLINSLSLTASPCSPLATERNSLNLSQPTLLPLDILQCQERLQREHVLPLQGRGRVRLSAEQTAFSGSTLCTVRVRVVCVEGLSDEADRHTLNCTVSLCLTPGKLQQQESATIRNCRCPVFNQDFFFTELRAQDLLELQLRLKVVDKPAAGALRRGTVIGTISKPLTQLLPIKKHT, translated from the coding sequence ATGTGGGTCCTCGGGAAGATCAGGCAGAGCATGGAGAGCATCCCTCAGGAGCTGAATCGCTACATGGGGAACAGTGAAGAAGATGTCTTCATCCTGCCTAAGACCAGCCTCCCTCCGAATCTGCACAGCAACATCATCACACCGGACAACATCCCAGAATTCTGCCTGCCTCCACGGCTTTGCAAGAGAAGTCCATGGCCAGAAGCTCAAAACCCCATACCAAAGAGCAGCACATCTGCAAAAGCTACACAGGGAAAGATGAAGAATGTGAAACCAAAGAAAGATGACCCCTCCGAGCCGTGGAAGGCTACAAAGAAACCTCTGCCGTTCTCTGCAGAGGTTTATGGCCTGGCTGGGATTTATGAGAGCCCCAACACTCGAAGGAAGGAGTCTTTGTTCCACTCGAAAGCTCCCGTGTACATGTTTGAGAGAAGCATCCCTTCTATGGCATCAAGGCAAGAAAAGGAGACAAACCCACCCAAGAAAACTTTTTCTGGGTTTCTCCCACTGTTCTCATGCAAAAGCCTGTCAGAAACAGGCAACGCAGAAGGTGCAACCCCTTCCTCAGGGGACTCTTCTCCATCCTACAGCTCCAAACCATCCAACTGTAGCCCAACAAGAAGTGGACGTCTTAAAGAAACCAAATCCTGTCCTTCGTTAATCAACAGCTTGAGTTTAACAGCCTCTCCCTGCAGCCCTCTAGCCACAGAGAGAAACTCACTCAACCTATCCCAACCCACCCTCCTCCCGTTGGACATCCTGCAGTGCCAGGAGAGACTTCAGCGAGAACATGTCCTCCCCTTGCAGGGACGTGGCAGAGTTCGACTCTCGGCTGAGCAAACGGCGTTCTCCGGCAGCACTCTCTGCACAGTCAGAGTGCGCGTGGTGTGCGTGGAGGGGCTGAGTGATGAAGCCGACCGGCACACATTGAACTGCACTGTGAGTCTGTGTCTGACCCCGgggaagctgcagcagcaggagagcGCCACCATCAGAAACTGCCGCTGCCCCGTGTTCAATCAAGATTTCTTCTTCACAGAGCTGAGGGCCCAGGAtctgctggagctgcagctcaggttGAAGGTGGTGGATAAACCTGCAGCTGGAGCGCTGAGGAGGGGAACAGTGATTGGAACTATTAGTAAACCTCTGACTCAGTTGCTTCCCATTAAGAAACACACATGA